A region from the Clostridiaceae bacterium genome encodes:
- a CDS encoding methylcobamide--CoM methyltransferase gives MKWNMKNWMLDISNSTYRKAMPIMTYPGLPLVNKTITEVVKSGKSQYECIKALADKYPSAAAVTIMDLSVEAEAFGSAINYSDEDVPTVSARIVRDIESVNALKIPAMGDGRTAEYVKAAELASQNIMDRPVFGGQIGPFSLAARLYDMTEIMVDLLLEPEVIHALLNKTTEFLIAFAKAFKEAGANGIIMAEPAAGLLSPSQCDEFSSAYVKRIVDAVQDEYFMVILHNCGNTTNLVPSLLSTGAMGFHFGNAVNMMDILPQITEDRIAFGNIDPARVFKNGTAEDVRNKTWELLEKAEGYKNFVISSGCDIPPGTPVENIDAFFNTVELFNKTKRSKSGTEAVAT, from the coding sequence ATGAAATGGAATATGAAAAATTGGATGCTGGATATTTCTAATTCTACCTACAGGAAGGCTATGCCCATAATGACATATCCAGGTCTCCCATTAGTAAACAAAACTATAACTGAGGTTGTAAAGAGTGGAAAAAGTCAGTATGAATGTATTAAGGCACTTGCAGACAAGTATCCTTCTGCTGCAGCTGTAACAATAATGGATCTGTCGGTTGAAGCAGAAGCTTTTGGAAGTGCAATTAATTATTCTGATGAGGATGTTCCTACAGTATCAGCAAGAATCGTAAGAGATATTGAATCAGTAAATGCACTTAAAATACCTGCTATGGGCGATGGAAGAACTGCCGAATACGTTAAGGCAGCAGAACTGGCATCACAGAACATAATGGACCGTCCTGTTTTCGGTGGCCAGATAGGTCCATTTTCACTAGCTGCCAGGTTATATGATATGACTGAGATAATGGTAGATCTGCTACTTGAGCCTGAAGTAATACATGCTTTGCTAAATAAAACCACAGAATTTTTAATAGCATTTGCAAAGGCATTTAAGGAAGCAGGTGCCAATGGGATTATTATGGCAGAACCGGCTGCTGGACTGTTATCACCATCCCAATGCGATGAATTTTCATCTGCTTATGTTAAAAGAATTGTAGATGCTGTACAGGATGAGTATTTTATGGTAATACTTCACAATTGCGGTAACACAACAAATCTGGTTCCTTCTTTGTTGTCAACAGGAGCCATGGGTTTTCACTTTGGAAACGCAGTAAATATGATGGATATATTGCCACAGATTACTGAAGACAGGATTGCTTTTGGTAATATTGACCCTGCAAGAGTATTTAAAAATGGGACTGCAGAGGATGTAAGAAATAAAACCTGGGAATTGCTTGAGAAAGCAGAAGGTTACAAAAATTTTGTAATATCTTCAGGCTGTGACATTCCTCCTGGCACACCAGTAGAAAATATTGACGCTTTCTTTAATACAGTAGAACTTTTTAACAAAACAAAAAGATCAAAATCTGGCACTGAAGCTGTAGCAACTTAA